One Coffea arabica cultivar ET-39 chromosome 5c, Coffea Arabica ET-39 HiFi, whole genome shotgun sequence DNA window includes the following coding sequences:
- the LOC113690576 gene encoding uncharacterized protein isoform X2 produces the protein MEISFAARILAMPKNNGRLLFCSDCITKTGMRLPRHPSAALVTASMPNSRDLTNKDDNNGGVLEGQTSKGSGTTARGRRLLKVREEKRKREYDRLHNYPAWAKVLEDACKNDAELRAVLGDTIGNPELMRKRVEERVRRKGRDFQKSKTGSVLAFKVSFRDFNPLDSYIWFELYGSPSDRDVDLLGSVIQSWYIMGRIGAFNSSNLQLANSSMEYDPLYDADKGFKVMPSSFHDISDVEFQDNWGRI, from the exons ATGGAGATTAGTTTTGCAGCCCGTATTTTAGCTATGCCCAAAAACAATGGTAGACTGCTATTTTGCAGTGACTGTATAACAAAGACTGGTATGAGGCTCCCCAGGCATCCATCTGCAGCTTTAGTGACAGCTTCAATGCCGAATTCAAGAGATCTTACCAACAAAGATGATAATAATGGCGGAGTTTTGGAAGGACAAACTTCAAAAGGGTCGGGGACAACAGCAAGAGGAAGGAGGTTGTTAAAAGTTCGGGAGGAGAAGAGGAAAAGGGAATACGACCGCCTTCACAACTATCCTGCTTGGGCAAA AGTGTTGGAAGATGCTTGCAAGAACGATGCTGAGCTTCGAGCAGTTCTTGGAGATACCATTGGTAATCCAGAGCTTATGAGGAAAAGG GTTGAGGAAAGGGTTCGAAGGAAAGGTCGAGATTTTCAGAAATCTAAAACTGGATCTGTCCTTGCATTCAAAGTTAGCTTCAGAGA TTTTAATCCTCTTGACTCTTATATATGGTTTGAACTATATGGATCGCCATCTGATCGTGATGTTGACCTCCTCGGTAGT GTTATTCAATCCTGGTATATCATGGGTCGTATAGGCGCATTTAATTCATCTAATTTGCAG TTGGCAAATTCATCAATGGAGTATGATCCTCTCTATGATGCAGATAAGGGCTTCAAGGTGATGCCTTCCTCATTCCATGACATAAGTGACGTTGAGTTCCAGGACAACTGGGGAAGGATCTG A
- the LOC113690576 gene encoding uncharacterized protein isoform X1: MEISFAARILAMPKNNGRLLFCSDCITKTGMRLPRHPSAALVTASMPNSRDLTNKDDNNGGVLEGQTSKGSGTTARGRRLLKVREEKRKREYDRLHNYPAWAKVLEDACKNDAELRAVLGDTIGNPELMRKRVEERVRRKGRDFQKSKTGSVLAFKVSFRDFNPLDSYIWFELYGSPSDRDVDLLGSVIQSWYIMGRIGAFNSSNLQLANSSMEYDPLYDADKGFKVMPSSFHDISDVEFQDNWGRIWVDLGTSDFFSIDILLNCLTVLSSEYVGIQQVIFGGRKIGDWEEGMTSPEYGYKFFKI, from the exons ATGGAGATTAGTTTTGCAGCCCGTATTTTAGCTATGCCCAAAAACAATGGTAGACTGCTATTTTGCAGTGACTGTATAACAAAGACTGGTATGAGGCTCCCCAGGCATCCATCTGCAGCTTTAGTGACAGCTTCAATGCCGAATTCAAGAGATCTTACCAACAAAGATGATAATAATGGCGGAGTTTTGGAAGGACAAACTTCAAAAGGGTCGGGGACAACAGCAAGAGGAAGGAGGTTGTTAAAAGTTCGGGAGGAGAAGAGGAAAAGGGAATACGACCGCCTTCACAACTATCCTGCTTGGGCAAA AGTGTTGGAAGATGCTTGCAAGAACGATGCTGAGCTTCGAGCAGTTCTTGGAGATACCATTGGTAATCCAGAGCTTATGAGGAAAAGG GTTGAGGAAAGGGTTCGAAGGAAAGGTCGAGATTTTCAGAAATCTAAAACTGGATCTGTCCTTGCATTCAAAGTTAGCTTCAGAGA TTTTAATCCTCTTGACTCTTATATATGGTTTGAACTATATGGATCGCCATCTGATCGTGATGTTGACCTCCTCGGTAGT GTTATTCAATCCTGGTATATCATGGGTCGTATAGGCGCATTTAATTCATCTAATTTGCAG TTGGCAAATTCATCAATGGAGTATGATCCTCTCTATGATGCAGATAAGGGCTTCAAGGTGATGCCTTCCTCATTCCATGACATAAGTGACGTTGAGTTCCAGGACAACTGGGGAAGGATCTG GGTAGATCTTGGCACATCTGATTTCTTTTCCATAGATATTCTACTCAACTGCTTGACTGTTTTGAGCTCAGA ATATGTGGGCATTCAACAGGTAATCTTTGGCGGTCGCAAAATCGGTGACTGGGAAGAAGGAATGACCAGCCCTGAGTACGGGTACAAATTCTTCAAAATCTGA